A single genomic interval of Metasolibacillus fluoroglycofenilyticus harbors:
- a CDS encoding DNA polymerase I, protein MSKRIQNLLVAFIIATSVTALFQSSSFEWMKISLFHIPILFLIMFILGAIIAEDVRYAFKKVFWYEKRKDKRPIWQVGIGMIFYFTQIGFVEVFMRGAMPYHLGGMPLYLVISFLNAFLLTVIFEEIFYKNNESASWQYKVKNK, encoded by the coding sequence ATGAGCAAGCGAATTCAAAATTTGCTAGTAGCATTTATTATTGCAACGTCTGTGACCGCGCTTTTTCAATCAAGTTCTTTTGAATGGATGAAAATAAGCCTTTTTCATATACCTATATTGTTTTTAATTATGTTTATACTTGGAGCCATCATTGCGGAAGATGTTCGATATGCTTTTAAAAAGGTGTTTTGGTATGAGAAGCGTAAAGACAAGCGTCCCATTTGGCAGGTCGGTATTGGGATGATTTTTTATTTCACACAAATTGGTTTTGTGGAAGTATTTATGAGAGGTGCCATGCCTTATCATCTTGGTGGGATGCCGCTGTACTTAGTAATTAGCTTTTTAAACGCCTTTTTACTGACAGTTATTTTTGAAGAAATCTTCTATAAAAATAATGAAAGTGCCTCGTGGCAATATAAGGTGAAAAATAAATGA
- a CDS encoding methyl-accepting chemotaxis protein gives MGKKTYSVKTKILLSIILPISILIFVFGMFCYMVATNLINEQILPTYEQNLTLKMEQFEGLIDANTINAAKTDRNEFEKLLTISTDLKHQAELEHVYIMSKVDGQEVILVLSDDGEYLTPLDFSEDQKKAMTTTDIVVSPIYKDDYGAHKSTFLQIAGTDSVLGLDADADFVSELKNTIVTIIIIISIVFISLGVALALFIARNITRPMERLVAHTEIVAKGDLQQQVIVEGDKEVRHLAQSFHDMQAQLRETIQHVNITSTHVDQSSSTLRESVEQLTVASTQVAGAVQEIASSSEVIVDGAVQNREAIEQMVTQISYISDMTSQISDEALHATTIAQQGNEAVQSSVKGITNIHETAKTSLKITEQMNARSTEVSQITKIISGISDQINLLALNAAIEAARAGEYGKGFAVVADEIRSLAEQSAQSASNITTLIQGMQKDSDESVTAITNVVAQIEHENAVIHSAGDTFEAISALVSEMNSEIQQVTATIQEMAASSNQVLVTTNQTVESIEASSEHSQSIAASMEEQTATSEEMLSIATELNEMIGNLKGQIERFKI, from the coding sequence ATGGGCAAAAAAACGTATTCGGTTAAAACGAAAATATTGTTAAGTATTATTTTACCAATTAGCATTTTGATTTTTGTTTTTGGCATGTTTTGTTATATGGTGGCGACCAATTTAATTAACGAGCAAATTCTACCAACATATGAGCAAAATTTAACATTAAAAATGGAGCAGTTTGAAGGATTAATAGATGCAAATACGATTAATGCTGCCAAAACAGATCGCAATGAATTTGAAAAGCTTTTAACAATTTCAACAGACCTTAAACATCAAGCGGAATTAGAACACGTTTATATTATGAGTAAAGTTGATGGACAAGAAGTCATTTTAGTGCTAAGTGATGATGGCGAATATTTGACACCTTTAGATTTTTCTGAGGATCAAAAGAAGGCGATGACGACAACTGATATTGTTGTAAGTCCGATTTATAAAGATGATTACGGGGCGCATAAATCTACATTTTTACAAATTGCAGGCACAGATTCGGTGCTTGGTCTAGATGCTGATGCTGATTTTGTGAGTGAACTAAAAAATACAATTGTAACGATTATTATTATTATTTCAATTGTGTTCATTTCCTTAGGTGTAGCGTTAGCATTATTTATCGCACGCAATATTACACGCCCAATGGAACGCTTAGTAGCCCATACTGAAATTGTTGCAAAAGGTGATTTACAGCAGCAAGTGATTGTGGAAGGGGATAAGGAAGTACGACATTTAGCGCAAAGCTTCCATGATATGCAAGCTCAGCTTCGAGAAACGATTCAACATGTAAATATTACGTCAACACATGTAGACCAAAGCTCCTCAACATTAAGGGAAAGTGTGGAACAGCTAACAGTTGCTTCGACGCAAGTGGCTGGAGCCGTTCAAGAAATTGCCTCTAGTAGTGAAGTGATTGTTGATGGTGCGGTGCAAAATCGTGAGGCAATTGAGCAGATGGTTACACAAATCTCTTACATATCTGATATGACTTCACAAATATCGGATGAGGCTTTGCATGCTACAACGATTGCACAGCAAGGGAATGAGGCAGTTCAAAGCTCGGTAAAAGGAATTACAAATATTCATGAGACAGCGAAAACGTCATTGAAAATTACAGAGCAGATGAATGCTCGTTCAACAGAAGTAAGTCAGATTACAAAAATTATTTCGGGTATTTCTGACCAAATAAATTTATTAGCGTTAAATGCAGCAATTGAAGCCGCGAGAGCTGGGGAATATGGCAAAGGCTTTGCGGTTGTAGCCGATGAAATACGTTCACTTGCTGAGCAGTCCGCACAGTCAGCAAGTAATATTACTACATTAATTCAAGGGATGCAAAAAGATTCGGATGAGTCTGTTACGGCAATTACAAATGTTGTGGCACAAATCGAGCATGAAAATGCAGTCATTCATTCTGCTGGTGACACATTTGAGGCGATTTCAGCATTAGTAAGCGAAATGAATAGCGAAATTCAACAAGTAACAGCTACGATTCAAGAAATGGCTGCAAGCTCCAACCAAGTGCTTGTTACAACGAATCAAACAGTTGAATCCATTGAAGCATCAAGTGAGCATTCACAAAGCATTGCGGCCTCAATGGAGGAGCAAACAGCTACTAGTGAAGAAATGTTAAGCATTGCTACCGAGTTAAATGAAATGATTGGCAACTTAAAAGGTCAAATTGAGCGTTTTAAAATATAG
- a CDS encoding ATP-grasp domain-containing protein, with translation MIFLDTNYISPMLQDALMRTEIPMYDIVNKRFINKSQAGTLELQEEQLIIMNSENAIKVLTDHYSQLNVTKWSNLFKNKVAFRQYLAASFPNFYFKESTLQELSMMDSNSIPYPIILKPAIGYSSVGVQKIKNAQQFTEAVEQLVENNGLSSSYSQDILNFQTFILETYIEGQELAVDAYFNAEGKPVILNLFARMFRDAEDMSDRIYYTSKQVIIQYLSVVEKYLAELGASLEMRNYPFHIELRIDDKGVLIPIEVNPLRFAGIGTTELGTYAYDINPYEYVFNQWEPDWSQKIAKMDDRIYSFTCAEFDSQLTFEDIDCIHHEELKQQFEHLLEYRVLPQDSGTTFAVIFFASDSFSQNEHILSLDFMSFITTKNETLSLSGSQN, from the coding sequence GTGATTTTTTTAGACACTAATTATATATCTCCAATGCTGCAAGATGCATTAATGCGTACTGAAATCCCAATGTACGATATCGTTAATAAGCGATTCATAAATAAATCGCAGGCAGGTACATTGGAATTACAGGAAGAGCAGCTTATTATTATGAATTCGGAAAATGCTATTAAAGTATTAACAGACCATTATTCACAATTAAATGTTACAAAATGGTCGAATTTATTTAAAAACAAAGTTGCATTTCGACAATATTTAGCAGCGAGCTTCCCAAACTTTTATTTCAAGGAAAGCACATTGCAGGAATTAAGCATGATGGACAGTAACAGCATACCTTATCCAATTATTTTAAAACCAGCAATCGGTTATTCGAGTGTCGGTGTACAGAAAATTAAGAATGCACAGCAGTTTACTGAAGCTGTTGAGCAATTAGTAGAAAATAATGGTCTTTCATCTTCTTATTCACAGGATATTTTAAATTTCCAAACATTCATTTTGGAAACATATATTGAAGGACAAGAGTTAGCCGTGGATGCTTATTTTAATGCGGAGGGTAAGCCGGTTATTTTAAATTTATTCGCTCGTATGTTCCGCGACGCAGAAGATATGAGTGACCGTATTTATTATACGAGTAAGCAAGTGATAATACAGTATTTATCAGTTGTTGAAAAATATTTAGCCGAGCTAGGCGCATCGCTTGAAATGCGTAATTATCCATTTCATATCGAGCTTCGCATTGATGATAAAGGTGTTTTAATTCCAATTGAGGTAAACCCTTTACGCTTTGCAGGTATCGGAACGACAGAGCTTGGTACATATGCTTATGATATTAATCCGTACGAATATGTTTTTAATCAGTGGGAACCGGATTGGTCACAAAAAATAGCAAAGATGGATGACCGAATTTACAGCTTTACTTGTGCAGAGTTCGATAGTCAACTAACGTTTGAAGATATTGACTGTATTCATCATGAGGAGCTTAAACAACAATTTGAGCATTTATTAGAGTACCGTGTATTACCTCAAGATAGTGGGACAACCTTTGCAGTTATCTTTTTTGCCAGTGATTCATTTAGTCAAAATGAACATATATTATCATTAGATTTTATGTCATTTATTACAACAAAGAATGAGACACTTTCTTTAAGTGGTTCTCAAAACTAG
- the hflC gene encoding protease modulator HflC, producing the protein MSNNNFDGDLEKFLRKLFTDKNKKKAKVVEVVDSEAQTVKKEKQPKNMRKWATSALIVTAIFAIAIIAFANLYIVKENEYKVVRQFGEVVKFEREPGLHMKIPFIQSVTTLPKNLMTYDMMQEEINTKDKKRIIIDNYAVWRVVDPKELISNAGTLPNAERRMSEFIYSVLRTELGKLDYEQIINDADSSRGDINNNVTLKVNELLANDNYGIEVLDVRIRRTDLPPENEQAIFTRMISEREKTAQTYLSQGDAEKRRIEAETDQDVQMKLAKANREAAVTIAEGEAEAAKIYNKAFSQDPDFYSLYRTLESYKKTIGDDTVIILPSDSPYARVLSGYLE; encoded by the coding sequence ATGAGTAACAACAATTTCGACGGGGATTTAGAAAAGTTTTTAAGAAAGTTATTTACAGATAAAAATAAAAAGAAGGCTAAAGTGGTAGAAGTAGTAGATTCTGAAGCACAGACGGTTAAAAAGGAAAAGCAACCGAAAAATATGCGCAAATGGGCTACTAGCGCATTGATAGTAACAGCTATTTTTGCCATCGCAATTATCGCTTTTGCCAATCTTTATATCGTCAAAGAAAACGAATATAAAGTAGTACGCCAATTTGGTGAAGTCGTAAAATTTGAGCGCGAACCGGGCTTGCATATGAAAATACCTTTTATTCAAAGTGTGACGACATTACCAAAAAACCTAATGACATATGACATGATGCAGGAAGAAATTAATACAAAAGATAAGAAGCGAATTATTATTGATAATTATGCTGTTTGGCGCGTAGTTGACCCTAAGGAACTTATTTCTAACGCAGGGACATTACCTAATGCTGAGCGTCGTATGAGTGAATTTATTTATTCTGTTCTTCGTACAGAGCTTGGTAAGCTTGATTATGAACAAATTATTAATGATGCTGATTCATCGCGCGGTGATATAAATAATAATGTCACGTTAAAAGTAAATGAGCTATTGGCGAATGACAACTATGGTATTGAAGTTTTAGATGTGCGCATTAGACGTACAGATTTACCACCAGAAAATGAGCAGGCTATTTTTACACGTATGATTTCAGAGCGTGAAAAAACGGCACAAACTTATTTATCACAAGGTGATGCTGAAAAAAGAAGAATAGAAGCTGAAACAGACCAAGATGTGCAAATGAAGTTAGCAAAGGCAAACAGAGAAGCGGCAGTGACAATTGCAGAAGGCGAGGCAGAGGCTGCGAAAATTTATAACAAGGCATTTTCACAAGACCCTGATTTTTATTCTTTATATCGAACATTGGAATCGTATAAAAAAACCATTGGTGATGATACAGTCATTATTTTACCATCAGACTCTCCGTATGCAAGAGTACTTTCTGGTTACTTAGAGTAA
- the hflK gene encoding FtsH protease activity modulator HflK — MSTKRTLIAIALGLLLLFGVVAALTTWYTVDESEQAVVITFGKSGETITESGLHFKLPWPIQKVEVLSKETFSLEFGYKERSQGDIDVYPSETKMITGDEFFVLTDLVVQWKITDPKKYLFNSQEPKELLHSATSSAIRSIIGNSKIDAALTDGKSDIESRTRELLTSLMEKYDVGISVLGVKLQDVELPNEEVRAAFTAVTDAREMRNTKINQADKYKNQRLSEVEGEIAAIKSKAEGQRVARIEQAVGDVAVFNQLYNEYKGNQAITRERLVLETLEMVLPHAQIYIMNDNEGNTLKYLPIQQTTTAKPKEEGSGSQ; from the coding sequence ATGAGTACAAAGCGTACATTAATAGCCATTGCTTTAGGGTTATTGCTACTATTTGGTGTTGTTGCAGCTTTAACAACATGGTATACAGTGGATGAATCTGAACAAGCAGTTGTTATCACTTTTGGAAAGTCGGGAGAAACAATAACGGAGTCTGGTTTACATTTTAAACTGCCGTGGCCAATACAAAAAGTTGAAGTATTATCGAAGGAAACATTTAGTTTAGAATTCGGCTACAAAGAGCGTTCGCAAGGGGATATTGACGTATACCCTTCAGAAACAAAAATGATTACAGGTGATGAATTTTTCGTCTTAACTGATTTAGTCGTACAATGGAAAATAACAGACCCGAAAAAATATTTATTTAACTCACAAGAACCAAAAGAGCTACTACATAGTGCGACATCAAGCGCAATTCGCTCAATTATTGGAAACTCAAAAATTGATGCCGCTTTAACAGATGGTAAATCGGATATCGAGTCAAGAACAAGAGAGCTACTAACATCATTAATGGAAAAATATGATGTTGGTATTAGCGTATTAGGTGTCAAGCTTCAGGATGTTGAATTGCCAAATGAAGAAGTACGTGCTGCCTTTACAGCCGTAACGGATGCACGTGAGATGAGAAATACAAAAATTAACCAAGCGGATAAATATAAGAATCAACGCTTAAGTGAAGTAGAAGGGGAGATTGCTGCGATTAAATCGAAGGCAGAAGGGCAAAGGGTTGCGCGTATTGAGCAAGCAGTTGGTGATGTTGCCGTATTTAATCAGCTTTATAACGAGTATAAAGGAAATCAAGCAATTACACGTGAGCGTCTTGTATTAGAAACATTAGAAATGGTATTACCACATGCTCAAATTTATATTATGAACGACAATGAAGGCAATACGTTGAAATACTTGCCTATTCAACAAACAACTACAGCAAAGCCGAAAGAGGAAGGGAGCGGTAGTCAATGA
- the pnpS gene encoding two-component system histidine kinase PnpS: MNKSMSGRLFFSFILLVTAIFAVLELVIGQLFPFYLEDYVQVQTEVVQENVVEFIQQENIELTSLQQEKLLQAYDVSADEEYFSYTRVRLMLVLVILFLVAIAVIGLVSYRMVSNFVEPIEAVTRTAQELAVGNYYARAFANGPKTIIELRNSINVLARNLQDITKIREIEEERLKTLIENMGSALMMIDREGYISIVNKQFLHRFGLTSEQVQGKNFLTVGLPENLEVFIDHVFLTEQPYQKQLEMELQQEITYKLVYGAPVVGEHGRWLGVVLVMHDVTELIRLEQIRRDFVANVSHELRTPITSIKGFSETLLDGAYKDENMLLSFLEIIYKESNRLQELINDLLELSKIEQHGFSVDIAPTSLQEVIARVVDVTSPRLEEKNMQFDMQMDRDVRILGDENRLIQIFTNLISNAVTYSPDSTTITVKMTQNEEYGIVEVEDQGIGIEKQEIARVFERFYRIDRARSRNSGGTGLGLAIVKHLVEAHHGKIVVTSEVGKGTKISIHIPLAPSS, from the coding sequence TCATTTATTTTACTTGTAACGGCAATTTTTGCTGTCCTAGAACTTGTTATAGGTCAGCTTTTTCCTTTTTACTTAGAGGACTATGTGCAAGTACAAACCGAGGTAGTGCAGGAAAATGTTGTAGAGTTTATTCAGCAGGAAAATATTGAACTGACCTCTCTACAGCAGGAAAAATTATTGCAGGCATATGATGTGAGTGCGGATGAAGAGTATTTTAGCTATACACGTGTTCGCCTCATGTTAGTACTTGTTATTTTATTTTTAGTAGCGATTGCAGTAATTGGCTTAGTATCCTATCGAATGGTTAGTAATTTTGTAGAACCTATAGAGGCTGTTACACGTACAGCACAGGAGCTGGCAGTCGGTAATTATTATGCCCGTGCTTTTGCGAATGGGCCGAAAACAATTATAGAGCTTCGCAATTCAATCAATGTACTAGCGCGCAATTTGCAGGATATTACAAAAATACGAGAAATAGAAGAAGAACGCTTGAAAACGCTTATTGAAAATATGGGTAGCGCATTGATGATGATTGATCGAGAAGGCTATATATCAATTGTTAATAAGCAATTTCTTCATCGCTTTGGCTTAACGTCCGAGCAGGTGCAAGGTAAAAATTTTTTAACAGTTGGATTGCCTGAAAATTTAGAAGTATTTATCGACCATGTTTTTTTAACGGAGCAGCCATATCAAAAGCAGCTTGAAATGGAGCTGCAGCAAGAAATCACGTATAAGCTCGTTTATGGGGCCCCTGTTGTAGGAGAGCATGGACGTTGGCTTGGTGTTGTTTTAGTCATGCATGACGTGACCGAGCTAATTCGTTTAGAGCAAATTCGAAGAGATTTCGTTGCCAATGTTTCACATGAATTGCGGACACCGATTACTTCAATTAAAGGTTTTTCTGAAACATTGTTAGACGGTGCATATAAAGATGAAAATATGCTGTTATCATTTTTAGAAATTATTTATAAAGAAAGCAACCGTTTACAAGAGCTTATCAACGATTTATTAGAGCTATCTAAAATTGAGCAGCATGGTTTTTCTGTAGATATTGCGCCTACAAGCTTGCAGGAGGTTATTGCAAGGGTAGTTGATGTCACGAGTCCACGTTTAGAAGAAAAAAATATGCAGTTTGATATGCAAATGGATAGAGACGTACGAATTTTAGGGGATGAAAATCGCCTCATTCAAATTTTTACAAACTTAATTTCGAACGCTGTTACGTACTCTCCAGACAGTACAACAATTACTGTAAAAATGACGCAAAACGAGGAATATGGAATTGTAGAAGTAGAGGACCAGGGAATTGGGATTGAAAAACAAGAAATCGCGCGTGTCTTTGAGCGTTTCTATCGAATCGATCGCGCACGTAGCCGTAATTCTGGCGGCACAGGCTTAGGTCTTGCAATTGTAAAGCATCTAGTAGAGGCGCATCATGGAAAAATTGTTGTGACGAGTGAAGTAGGAAAAGGCACAAAAATTTCAATACACATACCTCTTGCACCATCATCTTAA